One part of the Streptomyces sp. NBC_00286 genome encodes these proteins:
- a CDS encoding bifunctional aldolase/short-chain dehydrogenase, with protein sequence MAPHPEADALLSRSHRLGADPRNTNYAGGNASAKGTDTDPVTGGDVELMWVKGSGGDLGTLTESGLAVLRLDRLRALTEVYPGVEREDEMVAAFDYCLHGKGGAAPSIDTAMHGLVDSAHVDHLHPDSGIALACAADGEKLTAECFGDTVVWVPWRRPGFQLGLDIAAVKEANPQAIGCVLGGHGITAWGATSEECERNSLHIIRTAEAFLAERGKDEPFGPVIEGYAALGSAERKERAAALAPVIRGIASQDRPQVGHFTDSEVVLDFLASAEHPRLAALGTSCPDHFLRTKVRPLVLDLPPTASVDESIARLKELHAGYREEYAAYYERHAQPDSPAMRGADPAIVLVPGVGMFSFGKDKQTARVAGEFYVNAINVMRGAEAVSTYAPIEESEKFRIEYWALEEAKLQRMPKPKPLATRVALVTGAGSGIGRAIAQRLAAEGACVVVADLNAEGAAQVAEELGGPDKAVSVTVDVTSEEQIAQAFKAAVLAFGGVDLVVNNAGISISKPLLETTAKDWDLQHDIMARGSFLVSREAARVMTQQGLGGDIVYIASKNAVFAGPNNIAYSATKADQAHQVRLLAAELGEHGIRVNGVNPDGVVRGSGIFAGGWGAQRAATYGIEEEKLGEFYAQRTILKREVLPEHVANAVFALTGGDLTHTTGLHVPVDAGVAAAFLR encoded by the coding sequence ATGGCACCCCACCCCGAAGCCGATGCCCTCCTCTCCCGTTCTCACCGGCTCGGCGCCGACCCCCGTAACACCAACTACGCCGGCGGCAACGCCTCCGCCAAGGGCACCGACACCGACCCCGTGACCGGCGGTGACGTCGAGCTCATGTGGGTCAAGGGGTCTGGTGGCGATCTTGGCACTCTCACCGAATCGGGGCTGGCCGTTCTTCGGCTCGACCGGCTGCGGGCGCTCACCGAGGTGTACCCCGGCGTCGAGCGCGAGGACGAGATGGTTGCCGCGTTCGACTACTGCCTGCACGGGAAGGGCGGCGCGGCTCCCTCCATCGACACCGCCATGCACGGGCTCGTGGACTCGGCCCACGTCGACCACCTCCACCCCGACTCCGGTATCGCGCTCGCGTGTGCCGCCGACGGGGAGAAACTGACCGCCGAGTGCTTTGGGGACACGGTCGTGTGGGTGCCGTGGCGTCGGCCGGGCTTTCAGCTCGGGCTGGACATCGCGGCCGTGAAGGAGGCCAATCCTCAGGCCATCGGGTGCGTCCTCGGTGGGCACGGGATCACGGCTTGGGGGGCGACCTCCGAGGAGTGCGAGCGCAACTCGCTGCACATCATCCGTACCGCCGAGGCGTTCCTGGCCGAGCGCGGCAAGGACGAGCCGTTCGGGCCGGTGATCGAGGGCTACGCGGCTCTCGGCTCCGCCGAGCGGAAGGAGCGGGCGGCCGCGCTGGCGCCCGTCATCCGCGGTATCGCCTCGCAGGACCGGCCGCAGGTCGGGCACTTCACCGACTCCGAGGTGGTCCTCGACTTCCTCGCGAGCGCCGAGCACCCGCGTCTCGCGGCCCTCGGCACCTCCTGCCCCGACCACTTCCTCCGTACGAAGGTCAGGCCGCTCGTTCTCGACCTGCCGCCGACCGCTTCCGTCGACGAGTCGATCGCCCGCCTCAAGGAGCTGCACGCCGGCTACCGCGAGGAGTACGCCGCGTACTACGAGCGGCACGCCCAGCCCGACTCCCCCGCGATGCGCGGCGCCGACCCGGCGATCGTGCTCGTGCCCGGTGTCGGCATGTTCAGCTTCGGCAAGGACAAGCAGACCGCGCGGGTGGCCGGCGAGTTCTACGTCAACGCGATCAACGTGATGCGCGGAGCCGAGGCGGTCTCCACGTACGCGCCGATCGAGGAGTCGGAGAAGTTCCGTATCGAGTACTGGGCCCTTGAGGAGGCCAAGCTCCAGCGGATGCCGAAGCCCAAGCCGCTCGCGACGCGGGTCGCGCTGGTGACGGGTGCGGGCAGCGGGATCGGCAGGGCGATCGCGCAGCGGCTCGCGGCCGAGGGCGCGTGTGTCGTGGTCGCGGACCTGAACGCCGAGGGGGCCGCGCAGGTCGCCGAGGAGCTGGGCGGCCCCGACAAGGCCGTGTCCGTCACGGTCGACGTGACCTCCGAGGAGCAGATCGCCCAGGCCTTCAAGGCTGCGGTGCTCGCCTTCGGCGGCGTCGACCTCGTCGTCAACAACGCCGGTATCTCCATCTCCAAGCCTCTGCTCGAGACGACGGCGAAGGACTGGGATCTCCAGCACGACATCATGGCCCGCGGTTCGTTCCTCGTCTCGCGCGAGGCGGCCCGGGTGATGACCCAGCAGGGCCTGGGCGGCGACATCGTCTACATCGCCTCCAAGAACGCCGTCTTCGCGGGCCCCAACAACATCGCGTACTCGGCGACCAAGGCCGACCAGGCGCATCAAGTCCGGTTGCTGGCGGCCGAGTTGGGCGAGCACGGGATCCGCGTCAACGGCGTCAACCCGGACGGCGTGGTGCGCGGCTCGGGCATCTTCGCGGGCGGCTGGGGCGCACAGCGCGCCGCCACCTACGGGATCGAGGAGGAGAAGCTCGGCGAGTTCTACGCCCAGCGGACCATCCTCAAGCGCGAGGTTCTGCCGGAGCATGTAGCCAATGCCGTATTCGCCCTGACCGGTGGGGACCTGACCCACACCACGGGCCTGCATGTTCCCGTCGACGCCGGCGTCGCCGCCGCCTTCCTGCGATGA
- a CDS encoding rhamnulokinase — protein sequence MTAPISAPVKSYAAVDLGASSGRVMVGRVGPDSLGLTEAHRFPNRPVRTPEGLRWDILSLYAGVLDGLRTAGQVAGRVDSVGIDSWAVDYGLLDADGALLGNPVHYRDPRTEGVAEKVWATVPADELYARTGLQYAPFNTLYQLAAARESAQLAHAERLLLIPDLLTYWLTGEAGTELTNASTTQLIDPRTREWAHDVASRLGIDLGLFAPLRRPGDPAGLLRPEVLEETGLTGPVPVTTVGSHDTASAVAAVPATGGERFAYICTGTWSLAGLELDAPVLTEASRAANFTNELGLDGTVRYLRNIMGLWLLQECLRAWGDPELTELLHAAADVPPLRSIVDAGDAAFLAPGRMPARIADACRDSGQPVPQSPAEITRCILDSLALAHRRAITEAQALADHPVDIVHIVGGGTRNALLCQLTADACGLPVVAGPAEAAALGNVLVQARAGGLVGDRTAMRQLLARTQPLERYEPRGDTAAWRAAEARLTAR from the coding sequence ATGACGGCTCCGATCTCGGCTCCGGTGAAGTCGTACGCGGCGGTCGACCTCGGTGCGTCCAGCGGGCGCGTCATGGTCGGCCGCGTCGGGCCGGACTCACTCGGCCTCACCGAGGCGCACCGCTTCCCGAACCGGCCGGTGCGCACCCCCGAGGGGCTGCGGTGGGACATCCTCTCGCTGTACGCCGGTGTCCTCGACGGGCTGCGTACGGCGGGGCAGGTGGCCGGGCGGGTCGACTCGGTCGGCATCGACAGCTGGGCCGTGGACTACGGGCTGCTGGACGCGGACGGGGCGCTGCTCGGCAACCCGGTGCACTATCGCGACCCTCGCACCGAGGGTGTCGCGGAGAAGGTGTGGGCGACGGTTCCGGCGGACGAGCTGTATGCGCGTACGGGCCTCCAGTACGCGCCGTTCAACACGCTGTACCAGTTGGCGGCGGCTCGTGAGTCGGCTCAACTGGCTCACGCCGAGCGTCTGTTGCTCATCCCGGACCTGCTGACGTACTGGCTCACGGGCGAGGCGGGCACGGAGCTCACCAACGCCTCGACGACCCAGCTGATCGACCCGCGCACCCGCGAGTGGGCCCACGATGTCGCCTCGCGCCTGGGCATCGACCTAGGGCTGTTCGCACCGCTGCGGCGGCCCGGAGATCCGGCGGGCCTCCTGCGCCCCGAGGTCCTGGAGGAGACCGGGCTGACCGGTCCGGTCCCGGTGACCACGGTCGGTTCGCACGACACGGCGTCCGCGGTCGCGGCCGTCCCGGCCACGGGCGGCGAGCGTTTCGCGTACATCTGCACGGGCACCTGGTCGCTCGCGGGCCTGGAGCTGGACGCGCCCGTGCTGACCGAGGCGAGTCGGGCGGCCAACTTCACCAATGAGCTGGGGCTCGACGGCACGGTCCGTTATCTCCGGAACATCATGGGGTTGTGGCTGCTCCAGGAGTGTCTACGGGCCTGGGGGGACCCGGAGTTGACCGAGTTGCTGCACGCGGCTGCCGACGTCCCGCCGCTCAGATCCATCGTGGACGCCGGGGACGCGGCGTTCCTGGCCCCCGGCCGGATGCCCGCACGGATCGCCGACGCGTGCCGGGACTCGGGCCAGCCCGTGCCCCAGTCCCCCGCCGAGATCACGCGCTGCATCCTCGACTCGCTCGCCCTCGCCCACCGCCGGGCGATCACCGAGGCCCAGGCCCTCGCCGACCACCCGGTCGACATCGTCCACATCGTCGGCGGCGGCACCCGCAACGCCCTGCTGTGCCAGCTGACGGCGGACGCCTGCGGCCTCCCGGTGGTGGCGGGTCCGGCGGAGGCCGCCGCCCTGGGCAACGTCCTCGTCCAGGCGCGGGCCGGCGGCCTGGTCGGCGACCGTACGGCGATGCGGCAACTCCTCGCCCGTACGCAGCCGTTGGAGCGATACGAACCGCGGGGTGACACGGCGGCGTGGCGCGCGGCGGAGGCCCGGCTCACCGCCCGGTGA
- a CDS encoding (Fe-S)-binding protein has protein sequence MRVALFLTCVNDTLYPETGRAVVKLLTRLGVDVDFPMGQTCCGQAHYNTGYRHEAEPLARHFSDVFGEYEAIVTPSGSCGAMVRELYPRMGERARAEGRGDTLARTLAPVVPKTYELTEFLVDVLGVTDVGAYYPHTVTYHPTCHGLRSLGLGDRPRRLLQAVKGLELRELPGADECCGFGGTFAVKNSDVSAAMGADKVRNAASTGANALCAADNSCLMHIGGTMARLRTEMRPVHIAEILASTEEEPLT, from the coding sequence ATGCGTGTCGCCCTGTTCCTGACCTGTGTCAACGACACGCTGTATCCGGAAACCGGCCGTGCCGTGGTGAAACTGCTGACCAGGCTGGGCGTCGACGTCGACTTCCCGATGGGCCAGACCTGTTGCGGGCAGGCGCACTACAACACCGGCTATCGCCACGAGGCCGAGCCACTGGCCCGGCATTTCTCCGATGTCTTCGGGGAGTACGAGGCGATCGTGACGCCCTCCGGCTCCTGTGGCGCGATGGTCCGGGAGCTGTATCCGCGCATGGGCGAGCGGGCGCGGGCGGAGGGCCGCGGCGACACCCTCGCGCGGACGCTCGCTCCGGTCGTGCCCAAGACGTACGAGCTCACGGAGTTCCTCGTGGACGTTCTGGGCGTGACCGACGTCGGCGCGTACTACCCGCACACCGTCACGTACCACCCGACCTGTCATGGTCTGCGCAGCCTGGGCCTCGGCGACCGTCCGCGCCGGCTCCTCCAGGCGGTCAAGGGCCTCGAGCTGAGGGAGCTTCCCGGCGCCGACGAATGCTGCGGCTTCGGCGGCACCTTCGCCGTGAAGAACTCCGATGTCTCGGCGGCGATGGGCGCCGACAAGGTCCGTAACGCCGCGTCGACGGGCGCGAACGCGCTGTGCGCCGCGGACAACTCCTGTCTGATGCACATCGGCGGCACGATGGCCCGCCTCAGAACGGAGATGCGGCCGGTGCACATCGCGGAGATCCTGGCGAGCACGGAAGAGGAGCCCCTGACATGA